A genomic region of Raphanus sativus cultivar WK10039 chromosome 6, ASM80110v3, whole genome shotgun sequence contains the following coding sequences:
- the LOC108832891 gene encoding U-box domain-containing protein 16 — MAVTLEVTPTRKRRPLVVEHLDSPKISDTKLIRSLFFASQELSHTQPLKFILRRNSQSIIRKVKILAAVFDELLLRSHMVYSQSAQLCFEEMNIVMQRMKTLIEDCTRSSKLWLLLQIENVSFSFHELLTDLSTVLDILPVSDFNLSEDAEDLIFLLKKQCSGSVQFVDPRDNGLRRKVTDTIDGIKHQIVPDQSNLIEIFNDLGLLDSASLIEEIQRLEDETHDQIDERSRIAAASLIGLARYANCVLYGPSTPSPHPDFRRYKSLSEANIPADFRCPITLELMRDPVVVSTGQTYDRESIDLWIKSGHSTCPKTGQVLKHTNLIPNSALKNLIVMWCRDQKIPFEIYGDGGVGSSTPCTEAVEFTRMMVLFLIDKLSSAESNHVVFELRALAKSDSVARACIAEAGAIPKLVRFLGSDSPSLQINAVTAILNLSILEQNKTRIMETDGALNGVIEVLRSGATWEAKANAAATLFSLASISTYKRRLGRKVRVVSGLVDLAKQGPTSSKRDAFVAILNLAAERENVGRFVEAGVVQAAGDAFRELPEEAVSVVEAIVRKGGLMAVSAAFGLIRQLGEIMREGGDTTKESAAATLVTMCRKGGSELVAEMATIPGIERVIWEMIGTGTARGGRKAASLMRYLRRWAAGDIHETAATETQSIVVPTPSRISNPVL, encoded by the coding sequence ATGGCCGTTACCCTTGAAGTTACTCCGACGAGAAAACGGCGTCCTCTGGTCGTCGAACATCTCGACTCCCCGAAGATATCAGATACGAAACTGATCCGATCACTGTTCTTCGCATCTCAAGAGCTTTCTCATACGCAACCTCTCAAATTCATCCTCCGACGAAACTCTCAGTCCATCATACGCAAGGTGAAGATACTAGCCGCCGTTTTCGACGAGCTTCTTCTTCGATCACACATGGTTTACTCGCAATCCGCTCAGCTCTGTTTCGAGGAGATGAACATAGTGATGCAACGTATGAAGACTTTGATCGAAGACTGCACAAGGTCAAGCAAACTATGGCTTCTCTTACAGATCGAAAACGTTTCCTTCAGTTTCCACGAACTCCTCACCGATCTTTCCACCGTTCTCGATATTTTACCCGTCAGTGATTTCAACCTCAGCGAAGACGCGGAagatcttatttttcttttgaaaaaacaaTGCTctggttcggttcagttcgtTGATCCTCGTGACAACGGTCTCCGTCGTAAAGTAACGGATACAATCGACGGAATAAAGCACCAGATCGTTCCGGATCAATCGAACCTGATCGAAATCTTCAACGATCTTGGTCTTCTTGATTCCGCTAGCTTGATAGAAGAGATCCAGAGACTGGAGGATGAGACTCATGATCAGATCGACGAGAGATCAAGAATCGCAGCCGCTTCTCTCATCGGACTTGCGCGTTACGCAAACTGCGTTTTGTACGGTCCTTCCACACCGTCGCCTCACCCTGACTTCCGCCGTTATAAGTCGTTGTCGGAAGCGAATATCCCGGCGGATTTCCGGTGTCCGATCACGCTGGAGCTTATGCGTGACCCGGTGGTGGTGTCAACGGGGCAAACGTACGATCGAGAATCGATCGATCTATGGATCAAATCAGGGCACAGTACTTGCCCTAAAACAGGGCAAGTCCTCAAGCACACAAACCTCATACCAAACAGTGCGTTAAAGAACTTGATTGTGATGTGGTGTCGCGATCAGAAGATACCGTTCGAGATTTACGGAGACGGCGGTGTTGGATCTTCTACGCCGTGCACGGAGGCGGTGGAGTTTACTAGGATGATGGTTTTGTTTCTGATCGATAAGCTTAGTTCGGCAGAGTCTAACCATGTGGTTTTTGAGCTCCGAGCTCTTGCTAAGTCGGACTCGGTGGCTCGAGCTTGTATAGCCGAGGCTGGAGCCATACCGAAGCTGGTACGTTTTCTAGGCTCTGACTCCCCGAGCCTGCAGATAAACGCCGTAACGGCGATTCTCAACCTCTCTATATTAGAACAGAACAAAACAAGGATCATGGAAACTGACGGAGCTTTAAACGGCGTCATCGAGGTTCTGCGTTCGGGTGCCACGTGGGAGGCTAAGGCAAACGCCGCCGCGACTCTGTTTAGTTTGGCGAGCATCTCGACTTATAAAAGAAGGCTTGGGAGAAAAGTGCGTGTGGTGAGCGGATTGGTTGACCTTGCGAAACAGGGTCCCACGAGCTCGAAAAGAGACGCATTCGTGGCGATTCTTAACCTCGCCGCAGAGAGGGAGAACGTGGGGAGGTTCGTCGAAGCGGGGGTAGTTCAAGCCGCGGGAGATGCATTCCGGGAGCTGCCAGAGGAGGCAGTGTCAGTTGTGGAGGCGATTGTTAGGAAAGGAGGACTCATGGCAGTATCAGCGGCGTTCGGGTTGATACGGCAATTGGGGGAGATAATGAGGGAAGGAGGGGATACGACAAAGGAGAGTGCCGCCGCGACGCTGGTGACCATGTGCAGGAAAGGAGGGTCGGAGTTAGTGGCGGAGATGGCGACGATTCCAGGGATAGAAAGAGTTATATGGGAGATGATAGGGACGGGAACGGCGAGGGGAGGGAGGAAAGCGGCGTCGTTGATGAGGTATTTAAGGCGATGGGCAGCCGGAGATATACATGAGACGGCAGCAACAGAGACACAAAGCATCGTTGTGCCAACACCAAGTAGAATTTCTAATCCCGTTTTATGA